The following coding sequences are from one Prochlorococcus marinus XMU1412 window:
- the petP gene encoding cytochrome b6-f complex subunit PetP: MSILDKVKIGNSVQVNLELSKDRLTKETIDAINVSSIAKISDFRITDGKGIGVILQLSNGKEQWFFEDEIDLLDENGNVIKKNNYKKENSNFILDLLRGLNYENKNKVSELLNPINFFIWIIMSFKDIF; the protein is encoded by the coding sequence ATGTCAATTTTAGATAAGGTTAAGATAGGGAATTCTGTTCAAGTTAATCTAGAACTATCTAAGGATAGACTTACCAAAGAAACTATTGATGCTATTAATGTTTCTTCGATCGCTAAGATAAGTGATTTCAGAATAACTGACGGGAAAGGTATTGGAGTTATTTTGCAATTATCCAATGGAAAAGAGCAATGGTTTTTTGAAGATGAAATTGATCTTCTTGACGAAAATGGTAATGTGATTAAAAAAAATAATTATAAAAAAGAGAATAGTAATTTTATATTAGATTTATTAAGAGGATTAAATTATGAAAATAAAAATAAGGTAAGCGAGTTACTTAATCCAATTAACTTTTTTATCTGGATAATTATGTCGTTCAAAGATATTTTTTAA
- a CDS encoding ABC transporter permease — protein MNLRKYLKVYNKFLHTSLASELEYKTNILVDLITAILSLIGSIFLLSIFFQNNGYIGGWKFEQALIIQGIYTILNGITNTWFNPNLTEIVKHIREGTLDFVLLKPIDSQFFISLKKINPSGFLEIMLGLFLLFFCIRINQINLNISFLTLSLVTISCSICILYSLWFFISTTTIWFVKTWNAIEVLRSFLYIGRFPLNSFSFSLRIFFSVFIPIAFITTIPSEVFLGLSQMWKILLEVIVATVFLITSRKFWLFALKYYSSASS, from the coding sequence ATGAATTTAAGAAAATATCTCAAAGTTTATAATAAATTCTTACATACCTCTTTGGCTTCTGAATTGGAGTATAAGACAAATATATTAGTTGATTTAATTACTGCAATTTTAAGTTTAATAGGGAGTATTTTTTTATTATCTATTTTCTTTCAAAATAATGGATATATTGGAGGGTGGAAATTTGAACAGGCATTAATAATTCAAGGTATTTATACAATTTTGAATGGAATAACAAATACATGGTTCAATCCAAATCTTACAGAAATAGTTAAACATATAAGAGAAGGAACATTAGACTTCGTACTTTTAAAACCTATTGATAGTCAATTTTTTATTTCATTAAAAAAAATAAATCCATCTGGATTTTTAGAAATAATGCTTGGATTATTCTTGTTGTTCTTCTGCATAAGAATAAATCAAATAAATTTAAATATAAGTTTTCTAACCTTATCCTTGGTTACGATAAGCTGCTCGATTTGTATTTTATATAGCCTTTGGTTTTTTATATCTACTACTACTATTTGGTTTGTTAAAACTTGGAATGCAATAGAAGTATTAAGATCATTCCTATATATTGGAAGATTTCCTCTAAATTCATTTTCATTTTCTTTAAGAATATTTTTTAGTGTTTTCATTCCTATAGCTTTTATAACTACAATTCCTTCTGAAGTTTTTCTAGGACTTTCTCAAATGTGGAAAATATTACTTGAAGTTATTGTCGCCACAGTATTTCTTATAACTTCAAGGAAGTTCTGGTTATTTGCATTAAAATACTATTCATCAGCATCTAGCTAA
- a CDS encoding DUF3318 domain-containing protein, with amino-acid sequence MSELQRLKNLLPPENESWVFVEAAAAIDPPLITLEEIGRDEVEIQIDLDEWDNFAIDHRNLLFWHEVGKIQNDTIPRDGWEMAALAIGLGGAIGELWVQDGLLLLLALGLSSFAGYRLYLKNNSEKKLQDAIYADERAIDLACRFGYSIPNAYKSLGGALKELIEKTRKKKKRSFFEDRLDALRKSAEKARSELSQQEGSEKSVSSENVYGQ; translated from the coding sequence ATGAGCGAACTTCAGCGACTTAAAAATTTGTTGCCTCCAGAGAATGAAAGTTGGGTATTTGTTGAAGCTGCTGCCGCTATAGACCCACCTTTAATAACACTTGAGGAAATCGGTCGTGACGAAGTAGAAATTCAAATAGATTTAGATGAATGGGATAACTTTGCTATTGATCACAGAAATCTATTATTTTGGCACGAGGTTGGGAAAATTCAAAATGACACAATTCCCAGAGATGGATGGGAAATGGCTGCTCTCGCAATAGGTCTTGGAGGTGCTATTGGAGAGTTGTGGGTACAAGATGGTTTACTTTTATTACTTGCTCTTGGTTTGTCAAGTTTTGCAGGCTATAGATTATATTTAAAAAATAATTCTGAAAAAAAACTTCAAGATGCTATTTATGCAGATGAAAGAGCTATAGATCTTGCTTGTAGATTTGGATACAGCATTCCAAATGCTTATAAAAGTCTCGGAGGAGCATTAAAGGAGTTAATAGAAAAGACACGAAAAAAGAAAAAAAGAAGTTTTTTTGAAGATAGATTAGATGCCTTAAGAAAAAGTGCAGAGAAAGCAAGATCAGAATTATCTCAACAAGAAGGCTCAGAAAAATCAGTTTCAAGCGAAAATGTTTATGGACAATAA
- a CDS encoding ABC transporter ATP-binding protein — MVQNIIDVKNLSKSFDISTKEPGVKGTLKHFFRRQTKSLKVIKDISFEIKEGEIVGFLGANGAGKTTILKMLCGLIYPSEGSILVSGHLPFRRKENFLKNITLIMGQKQQLIWDLPPIESFYLNASIYDIDKFEAKKRIKKLSEMLEIDEELFIPVRKLSLGQRMKSELLAALIHQPNILFLDEPTLGLDINAQRNLRKFLQKYNKETNATICLTSHYMKDITSLCKRVICVHEGEISYDGKLNLLLKRLSPVKEILIVCRSEKDATKLESSGFTVKNKIKNEITIKIENNSITSSLKTILNNFDIEDLFINEPPIDEIIGKVLIKKDYDI, encoded by the coding sequence ATGGTACAAAATATTATCGATGTAAAAAATTTATCTAAGTCATTCGACATCTCTACCAAAGAACCTGGAGTAAAAGGAACTCTTAAACATTTTTTTAGAAGACAAACAAAAAGTTTAAAAGTTATAAAAGATATAAGTTTTGAAATTAAAGAAGGAGAAATAGTAGGGTTTCTAGGTGCTAATGGAGCTGGGAAAACAACAATTTTAAAAATGCTATGTGGATTAATTTATCCAAGTGAAGGTTCGATTTTGGTTTCAGGCCATTTACCTTTCAGGAGAAAAGAAAATTTCTTAAAGAATATCACCTTAATAATGGGACAAAAGCAACAACTTATTTGGGATCTTCCGCCAATTGAATCATTCTATTTGAATGCATCAATATATGACATAGATAAGTTCGAAGCTAAAAAGAGAATAAAAAAACTATCGGAAATGCTTGAAATTGATGAAGAGCTGTTCATACCTGTTAGAAAACTTTCACTAGGTCAGCGTATGAAGTCAGAATTACTAGCAGCTTTGATACATCAACCAAATATTCTATTTTTAGACGAGCCTACACTTGGATTAGATATTAATGCACAGAGAAATTTAAGAAAATTCCTTCAAAAATATAATAAGGAAACTAATGCAACGATATGCCTTACTAGTCATTACATGAAAGATATTACATCGCTATGCAAGAGAGTTATATGTGTGCACGAAGGGGAGATATCATATGATGGAAAACTTAACCTTTTATTAAAAAGACTATCTCCTGTGAAAGAAATATTAATAGTTTGTCGTTCAGAAAAAGATGCAACTAAATTAGAAAGTTCCGGTTTTACTGTTAAAAATAAAATCAAGAATGAAATCACTATAAAAATTGAAAACAATTCTATTACCTCTTCACTAAAGACTATCCTAAATAATTTTGATATTGAAGACCTCTTTATAAATGAACCACCTATAGATGAAATTATTGGGAAGGTATTAATCAAAAAAGATTATGATATCTAA
- a CDS encoding ABC transporter permease: protein MISNLINRKIITLLKVQYSNMLEYRVEIALWAISGIIPFFMLNIWTNNNLNESINISDVMLSRYFLCAFFVRQFSVVWVVFSFEEDSLMGKVSPYLIQPLNPFFRYFAQHIAEQITRFPFALIIAFFFFIFNPESIWIPNLGILLLSIVSTFFSFLIQFLIQSIIACLCFWTEKASSIERLLFIPTLFLSGLLAPVVSFPAYVKSWIYLTPFPYLIDFPANLLSGNETNISGGLSMQILWIFLLLPLFKKIWSEGTKKYTAMGS, encoded by the coding sequence ATGATATCTAATTTGATTAACCGTAAAATAATCACCTTATTAAAAGTCCAATATTCAAACATGTTGGAATATAGAGTTGAAATTGCATTATGGGCAATTTCAGGGATTATTCCTTTTTTCATGTTAAACATTTGGACAAATAATAATCTAAATGAATCCATAAACATAAGTGATGTTATGCTATCTAGGTATTTCTTATGTGCTTTTTTTGTAAGACAGTTTTCTGTAGTTTGGGTTGTATTTAGTTTTGAAGAGGATTCTCTTATGGGGAAAGTATCTCCGTATTTAATCCAACCTTTAAATCCATTTTTCAGATATTTTGCACAACATATTGCTGAACAAATAACAAGATTTCCTTTCGCACTAATAATTGCATTTTTCTTTTTTATTTTTAATCCAGAAAGTATTTGGATTCCAAATTTAGGTATTTTACTTTTATCGATAGTATCAACTTTCTTTTCCTTCTTGATTCAATTTTTAATTCAGTCAATAATTGCATGTCTATGTTTCTGGACAGAGAAAGCATCATCCATAGAAAGATTGTTATTTATTCCAACTTTATTTCTCTCAGGTCTTTTAGCCCCAGTAGTTTCATTTCCCGCATATGTTAAATCTTGGATTTATTTAACACCTTTTCCATATCTAATTGATTTTCCTGCGAACCTACTATCAGGGAATGAAACAAATATTAGTGGAGGCTTAAGTATGCAAATTCTATGGATTTTTTTACTTTTACCATTATTTAAGAAAATCTGGTCTGAAGGAACAAAAAAATATACGGCTATGGGATCATGA
- a CDS encoding asparaginase has product MSSNFKNLYTSNNPPLQAYLMRGSNIESVHKIHAVITDKKGRVLMCAGNPEYKSFIRSALKPFQAIPFVSSGAASKINNESKSIALACGSHSGSKLHSREAFKILWEYDIDINNLKCPKSKTSPLEHNCSGKHAAFLATCKKMNWPLDTYLRGDHPLQIEIFRIVSELLEIPSSEINPERDDCGAPTLYLKLLEISRLYSILSSSENAELEQISRAMTINPTMISDNNKFDTEIIKASHGNVIGKGGAEGIQCLCKVNEGIGLALKVEDGSKRAKHAVSLHLLKQLEWISDLRIQDIQEKVFNFPEGVRLEVKGKVKFQES; this is encoded by the coding sequence ATGAGTTCTAATTTCAAAAACCTTTATACTTCTAACAATCCTCCCTTACAAGCATACTTAATGAGAGGATCAAATATTGAGTCGGTCCATAAAATTCATGCTGTTATTACTGATAAAAAAGGGAGGGTTTTAATGTGCGCAGGAAATCCAGAATATAAAAGTTTCATAAGGTCAGCACTAAAACCTTTTCAAGCAATACCTTTCGTTAGTAGTGGAGCTGCATCAAAAATAAATAATGAATCAAAATCAATTGCTTTAGCATGCGGCTCACATAGTGGATCAAAACTTCATTCAAGGGAAGCATTCAAAATTTTATGGGAATATGACATTGACATTAATAATCTTAAATGTCCAAAATCTAAGACAAGTCCACTAGAACATAATTGTTCCGGTAAACATGCTGCTTTTTTAGCTACATGCAAAAAAATGAATTGGCCATTAGATACTTACTTAAGGGGAGATCATCCTCTTCAAATAGAAATATTCAGAATTGTTTCTGAATTACTCGAAATCCCCTCATCTGAAATAAACCCAGAACGTGATGATTGTGGTGCACCAACTCTTTATTTAAAACTATTAGAAATATCGAGGTTATATTCAATTCTAAGCAGTTCCGAAAATGCTGAATTAGAACAAATCAGTAGAGCCATGACAATAAATCCAACAATGATAAGTGATAATAATAAATTTGATACAGAAATAATTAAAGCTTCTCATGGGAACGTTATAGGTAAAGGTGGAGCAGAGGGAATACAGTGTCTATGTAAAGTAAATGAAGGGATAGGGTTAGCTTTAAAAGTAGAAGACGGTTCAAAAAGAGCAAAGCATGCTGTTAGTCTTCACTTGCTTAAACAGTTAGAATGGATCTCTGACTTAAGAATTCAAGACATCCAAGAAAAGGTGTTTAATTTTCCTGAAGGAGTGCGACTTGAAGTTAAAGGTAAAGTAAAATTCCAAGAATCCTAA
- the rsfS gene encoding ribosome silencing factor, whose translation MDNKSLILMAAKACDEKKAKDIKLIKIDKVSYISEWILIAEGLSDVQVRSITNSVEGELREKAKIEPIRKEGVTEAKWALLDYGDLIVNIFQPEIRKYYDLESFWSNGDNLIFP comes from the coding sequence ATGGACAATAAAAGTTTGATTTTAATGGCAGCTAAAGCGTGTGATGAAAAAAAGGCAAAAGACATAAAACTTATAAAAATTGATAAAGTATCTTATATAAGCGAATGGATTTTGATTGCAGAAGGTTTATCTGATGTACAGGTCAGATCGATAACTAACTCTGTGGAGGGAGAACTTAGAGAGAAGGCAAAAATTGAACCGATACGAAAAGAAGGGGTTACCGAAGCAAAATGGGCTTTACTTGATTATGGTGATTTGATAGTAAATATTTTTCAACCCGAAATAAGAAAATATTATGACCTTGAATCGTTTTGGAGTAATGGAGATAATCTTATATTTCCATAA
- a CDS encoding CGLD27 family protein, with protein sequence MNESKCPVPREQQPTNEFIELSKSKIFSWPKTKKSLILILIKFWVGAFVLFLVISSGSVYFKTFPLRYILLSFFSSLSIPLLISIRLYLGWKHIFNRLISEKVEYEESGWYDGQVWEKPLVLKEKESLIALIEVKPILKNLIQIFSIISFLALSGILIFQYNNF encoded by the coding sequence ATGAACGAATCTAAGTGTCCTGTCCCTAGAGAGCAACAACCCACAAATGAATTCATAGAATTATCAAAATCTAAAATTTTTTCTTGGCCAAAAACAAAAAAGTCACTAATTCTTATTTTGATAAAATTCTGGGTAGGAGCTTTTGTTTTATTTCTTGTCATTTCTTCAGGAAGCGTATATTTTAAAACATTCCCTTTAAGATATATTTTATTAAGCTTTTTTAGCAGCTTATCAATACCTCTTTTAATTTCAATAAGGTTATATTTAGGTTGGAAACATATATTTAATAGATTAATATCTGAAAAAGTTGAATACGAAGAATCCGGTTGGTATGACGGTCAAGTATGGGAAAAGCCATTAGTTTTGAAAGAGAAAGAATCACTTATTGCTTTAATTGAGGTAAAGCCTATATTAAAAAATTTAATTCAAATTTTTTCTATTATTTCATTCTTAGCTTTATCTGGTATTTTGATTTTTCAATATAACAATTTCTAA